From Candidatus Binataceae bacterium, the proteins below share one genomic window:
- a CDS encoding metalloregulator ArsR/SmtB family transcription factor, which translates to MTNAVSSENPKREIFEHLAAVARSLGSAHRLELLELLAQTERSVEDLAAMGGLSVANASQHLQQLRRAGLVEARRDGKRVLYRLADAETVVLLGALRRITERNVGAVEKVLNSYFRERDSLEPVSRRELLRRMRDGLVTVIDTRPAEEYAAGHLPGALNLPLRELKRRMRELPREHEIVAYCRGPYCVLSYEAVAELRRRGFDAFRLEDGYPEWKAAGLPVESVANTGAVSQRDGHGYEGS; encoded by the coding sequence GTGACCAACGCAGTGTCAAGCGAGAATCCCAAACGCGAGATTTTCGAGCACTTGGCCGCAGTCGCCCGCAGCCTCGGCTCGGCCCATCGCCTGGAACTGCTCGAGTTGCTCGCGCAAACCGAGCGCAGCGTCGAGGACTTGGCCGCGATGGGCGGGCTCAGCGTCGCCAACGCCTCGCAGCATCTCCAGCAGTTGCGCCGCGCCGGGCTGGTCGAGGCGCGCCGCGACGGCAAGCGCGTGCTCTACAGGCTCGCCGACGCGGAGACCGTGGTATTGCTGGGCGCGCTGCGCCGGATTACCGAGCGCAACGTGGGCGCGGTCGAAAAGGTGCTCAACAGCTATTTTCGCGAGCGCGACAGCCTCGAACCGGTCTCGCGCAGGGAGCTCCTGCGGCGCATGCGCGACGGACTGGTTACCGTGATCGATACGCGTCCGGCCGAGGAATACGCGGCCGGCCATCTGCCCGGCGCGCTCAACCTGCCGCTGCGCGAGCTCAAGCGCCGGATGCGCGAACTGCCCCGCGAGCACGAGATCGTCGCCTACTGCCGCGGCCCCTATTGCGTATTGTCCTACGAGGCGGTCGCTGAACTGCGCCGGCGCGGCTTTGATGCTTTCCGGTTGGAAGATGGATACCCAGAGTGGAAAGCTGCGGGCTTGCCAGTGGAGTCTGTGGCGAACACCGGAGCGGTTTCGCAGCGGGACGGGCACGGGTACGAAGGCTCATGA
- a CDS encoding rhodanese-like domain-containing protein, translating to MLAEANAEVETVNAEDALKLKDDPNVVFVDIRDVRELDRDGRIPGAFHAPRGMLEFWVDPESPYYKEIFGSGKKFLFFUAGGGRSALAAQTLQRMGLEPVCHLGGGFRAWKAAGGPVEGGKPQP from the coding sequence ATGCTCGCGGAGGCCAACGCCGAAGTCGAAACCGTCAACGCTGAGGATGCGCTCAAACTCAAGGACGATCCCAACGTGGTCTTTGTCGATATCCGCGACGTCCGCGAGCTCGACCGCGACGGACGTATCCCGGGCGCCTTCCACGCGCCGCGCGGGATGCTGGAGTTCTGGGTCGATCCCGAGAGCCCCTACTACAAGGAGATCTTCGGCTCGGGCAAGAAGTTCCTCTTTTTCTGAGCGGGCGGAGGACGCTCTGCGCTGGCAGCGCAGACTCTGCAGCGGATGGGGCTGGAGCCGGTCTGCCATCTGGGCGGCGGCTTTCGCGCATGGAAGGCGGCGGGCGGCCCGGTCGAGGGCGGCAAGCCGCAGCCGTAG
- a CDS encoding VTT domain-containing protein: MKRGGNFIVRISLLVLLGGAIGWLAFHRQFLESATLARELQRFGRSAPLLFIAIYALSTVLFVPGSVLTIAGGALFGPAWGALWNLIGATLGATLAFVIARYVAADWASARAGEGLARLIRGVEEEGWRFVAFVRLVPLFPFNLVNYAFGLTRIRLGEYILTSFVCMAPGAIAYTYLGYAGREIAAESADAIRNGLIALALLAAIAFLPRLVRRLKAQRFIEAAELKRRLADGDKTLLIDVRTAEEFRGPLGHIAGSLNIPIAELSGRIRELSGYQRKTVITVURTARRSASAATLLSQAGFKEVSVLRGGMENWNKMDYPVERN; this comes from the coding sequence ATGAAACGAGGAGGCAATTTCATCGTTCGAATCTCTTTGCTCGTCCTGTTGGGCGGGGCGATCGGCTGGCTCGCGTTCCATCGCCAGTTTCTCGAAAGCGCCACGTTGGCGCGCGAACTGCAGCGGTTTGGGCGATCGGCGCCGCTCCTGTTCATTGCCATTTATGCCCTCTCAACGGTTCTTTTCGTTCCGGGATCGGTGCTCACCATCGCCGGCGGCGCCTTGTTCGGTCCGGCATGGGGCGCGCTGTGGAACCTGATTGGCGCCACCCTGGGCGCGACGCTGGCCTTCGTGATCGCCCGCTATGTCGCGGCGGACTGGGCCTCGGCGCGCGCCGGCGAAGGATTGGCTCGGCTGATACGCGGGGTAGAGGAGGAAGGATGGCGCTTCGTGGCGTTTGTCAGACTCGTCCCGCTGTTTCCGTTCAACCTTGTGAATTACGCATTCGGATTAACGCGAATCCGCCTGGGAGAATACATACTTACCTCGTTCGTGTGCATGGCTCCGGGCGCGATCGCCTATACCTATCTTGGCTACGCCGGCCGCGAAATTGCCGCCGAAAGCGCGGATGCGATCCGCAATGGGCTCATCGCGCTGGCTCTGCTAGCGGCCATCGCCTTCCTGCCGCGGCTGGTTCGCCGGCTTAAGGCACAGCGCTTCATCGAGGCTGCCGAACTGAAGCGTCGCCTGGCCGATGGCGACAAGACTTTGCTTATAGACGTGCGCACCGCGGAAGAGTTCCGCGGGCCGCTCGGCCACATCGCGGGCTCGCTCAACATTCCCATCGCCGAGCTATCCGGAAGAATCCGCGAGCTGAGCGGATACCAGCGCAAGACCGTGATAACCGTCTGACGAACCGCGCGGCGCTCGGCGAGCGCTGCGACGCTGCTCTCGCAGGCGGGCTTTAAGGAAGTATCGGTGCTGCGTGGCGGGATGGAGAACTGGAATAAGATGGACTATCCAGTCGAGCGCAACTAG
- a CDS encoding plasma-membrane proton-efflux P-type ATPase: MAIEAQVSAAGAAPRGLSTEEARRRLAKYGPNAVAEEKPHLLLEILAKFWAPVPWMLEATTVFELILGKGLEALIIGGLLLFNAALSFFQEKRAHDALALLRKRLVVEARVLRDGAWRMVPAEELVPGDFVHLRMGDLVPADVRLADGAIQLDQSALTGESVPVDAGPGAAARAGALVKRGEAGGEVTATGARTYFGRTAELVREAKTASHLQSVIFTIVRYMVVMDGALVAALLLYACIAGLPFADVLPFALILLVAAVPVALPATFTLATALGSLELAARGVLVTRLGAIEEAAAMDVLCSDKTGTITQNHLTLAALHLYAPFSEDELLRFAAAASDDATQDPIDIAILSFAARRGFAAPPRLRFVPFDPATKLAEAIVRHDGQEWRALKGAPSAVVARAVAPPASLETDLARLAAGGYRVLAVAAGAEDALRIVGLIALEDPPRPDSAGVIRRLRELGVRVLMITGDTPATARAVAKAVAIEGEICSADALRRGGARALKSAIFAGVFPEDKFRLVRALQETGHVVGMTGDGVNDAPALKQAEVGIAVASATDVAKAAASLVLTNPGLGDIAAAVETSRRIYQRMLTYTLNKIIKTVEIALFLSLGVMLTRTFIITPLLIVLLLFTNDFVTMSIATDRVGFSTAPDRWHIARLMRAGFVLGSFILVLSFGVFLFAREALGLPLAQLQTLVFLTLVFTGQGTVYLVRERRHFWSSMPSRWLLIASVADIIVVSAAAVRGVLMAAVPAALVGALLLACLLYLAGLDFLKVALLRRLRNAL, translated from the coding sequence ATGGCCATTGAAGCGCAAGTGTCAGCGGCCGGCGCTGCGCCCCGCGGCCTGAGTACCGAAGAGGCCCGCCGGCGTCTGGCGAAGTATGGACCCAACGCCGTCGCCGAGGAGAAGCCCCACCTCCTGTTGGAAATCCTCGCCAAGTTTTGGGCGCCGGTGCCGTGGATGCTTGAGGCAACGACCGTCTTCGAACTGATCCTAGGCAAGGGTCTCGAGGCGCTGATCATCGGCGGCCTGCTCCTGTTCAATGCCGCGCTCAGCTTTTTCCAGGAGAAGCGCGCGCACGACGCGCTTGCGCTCCTGCGCAAACGCCTCGTGGTCGAGGCGCGCGTGCTCCGCGACGGCGCGTGGCGGATGGTACCGGCCGAGGAGCTGGTTCCTGGCGACTTCGTCCATTTGCGGATGGGCGATCTCGTGCCGGCCGACGTCCGCCTCGCCGACGGCGCAATCCAGCTCGATCAGTCGGCACTGACCGGCGAATCAGTGCCGGTGGACGCTGGTCCGGGCGCGGCTGCCCGGGCCGGCGCCCTGGTCAAGCGCGGCGAGGCGGGCGGCGAAGTCACCGCAACCGGCGCGCGCACGTATTTCGGGCGAACCGCTGAACTCGTGCGCGAGGCGAAAACGGCGAGCCACCTCCAAAGCGTGATCTTCACCATCGTCAGGTACATGGTGGTGATGGACGGCGCGCTGGTGGCGGCGCTGCTGCTGTATGCCTGCATCGCCGGACTGCCGTTCGCAGACGTATTGCCGTTCGCGCTGATCCTGCTCGTCGCCGCGGTGCCGGTCGCGCTACCGGCCACCTTTACCCTTGCCACCGCGCTCGGCTCGCTCGAACTTGCCGCGCGCGGAGTGCTCGTGACACGGCTGGGAGCGATCGAAGAAGCGGCGGCGATGGATGTGCTGTGCAGCGACAAAACCGGCACGATCACCCAAAACCACCTGACCCTCGCCGCGTTGCATTTGTATGCGCCATTTTCCGAAGACGAGCTGCTGCGCTTTGCCGCGGCCGCGAGCGATGATGCCACTCAGGATCCGATCGACATCGCGATTCTCTCTTTCGCTGCTCGTCGTGGCTTCGCTGCTCCGCCGCGTCTGCGCTTTGTCCCCTTCGATCCGGCGACCAAGCTGGCCGAGGCGATCGTCCGCCATGACGGCCAGGAGTGGCGCGCGCTCAAGGGTGCGCCGAGCGCCGTGGTGGCGCGTGCGGTCGCGCCGCCCGCCTCGCTCGAGACCGACCTCGCGCGCCTGGCCGCGGGCGGCTATCGCGTGCTGGCGGTGGCCGCCGGAGCCGAGGACGCGTTGCGTATCGTTGGCCTAATCGCGCTGGAAGATCCACCGCGCCCTGACTCGGCCGGCGTCATCCGCCGGCTGCGCGAGCTCGGTGTGCGCGTCCTGATGATCACCGGCGATACGCCGGCAACCGCGCGCGCCGTGGCCAAAGCGGTCGCCATCGAGGGCGAGATCTGCTCCGCCGACGCGCTGCGCCGCGGCGGCGCACGAGCGCTCAAATCGGCGATCTTTGCCGGCGTCTTTCCCGAAGACAAGTTCCGCCTGGTGCGCGCGTTGCAGGAGACCGGCCATGTGGTCGGGATGACTGGCGACGGCGTCAACGATGCGCCCGCGCTCAAGCAGGCCGAGGTCGGAATCGCGGTCGCCTCGGCCACCGACGTCGCCAAGGCGGCGGCTAGTCTGGTGCTCACTAATCCCGGACTGGGCGACATCGCCGCCGCGGTCGAGACCAGCCGGCGCATCTATCAGCGGATGCTGACCTACACGCTGAACAAGATCATCAAGACGGTCGAGATCGCGCTGTTCCTAAGCCTCGGCGTGATGCTGACCCGGACGTTCATCATCACGCCCTTGCTCATCGTGCTGCTACTGTTCACCAACGACTTCGTCACGATGTCGATCGCAACCGACCGCGTGGGTTTCTCGACCGCTCCCGATCGCTGGCATATCGCACGCCTGATGCGCGCCGGGTTCGTGCTCGGCAGCTTCATCCTCGTCCTGTCCTTTGGAGTGTTCCTGTTCGCGCGCGAGGCGCTCGGCTTGCCGCTGGCGCAGCTTCAGACCCTGGTCTTCCTCACCCTGGTCTTCACCGGGCAAGGCACCGTGTATCTCGTGCGCGAGCGGCGCCATTTCTGGAGCTCGATGCCCAGCCGATGGCTGCTGATAGCCTCGGTCGCCGACATTATCGTGGTCAGCGCCGCGGCTGTGCGCGGAGTCCTGATGGCGGCCGTGCCGGCGGCGCTGGTCGGCGCGCTGCTGCTCGCGTGCTTGCTCTATTTGGCGGGGCTTGATTTTCTGAAGGTCGCGCTTCTGCGGCGGCTGCGCAATGCGCTATGA
- the msrA gene encoding peptide-methionine (S)-S-oxide reductase MsrA, with protein MDRREVAVFGGGCFWCTEAVFERLRGVLSVMPGYAGGTTANPTYAQVCSETTGHAEVVRVEFDPAQISYRDLLTVFFATHDPTSLNRQGADVGTQYRSSIMYATEDQRRQAEAFIGELNQVLGSGHPIVTEVVPLATFYPAEGYHREYYRNNRWAPYCQVVIDPKLAKLHKSFQQLLKSKTVESD; from the coding sequence ATGGACAGAAGGGAAGTCGCGGTATTCGGCGGCGGATGCTTCTGGTGCACGGAAGCCGTGTTCGAGCGGCTGAGGGGCGTGCTGTCTGTGATGCCCGGCTATGCCGGCGGCACGACCGCCAACCCGACCTACGCGCAGGTATGCAGCGAAACCACCGGGCACGCGGAGGTCGTGCGCGTCGAGTTCGACCCCGCGCAGATTTCCTACCGCGATCTGCTCACGGTCTTTTTCGCTACCCACGACCCGACCTCACTCAACCGCCAGGGCGCCGACGTCGGAACCCAGTACCGCTCGTCGATTATGTATGCGACCGAAGATCAGAGACGGCAGGCCGAAGCGTTCATCGGGGAGCTGAACCAGGTGCTCGGGTCCGGGCATCCGATCGTTACCGAGGTCGTTCCGCTCGCGACCTTCTATCCCGCCGAGGGCTACCACCGCGAGTATTATCGCAACAACCGATGGGCGCCGTACTGCCAGGTTGTGATCGATCCGAAACTGGCCAAGCTGCACAAGAGCTTTCAGCAGTTGCTGAAGTCGAAAACGGTGGAATCGGATTGA
- a CDS encoding universal stress protein, translated as MPEFGKFRKILCPIDFTQHALGALAVARDLAQDNGATLHLLHVARVPSRDMDVPLPFGADPRWERAARRKLERMAAERLQGMVAYQIHVVSGTPDVDVLRMAKELDADLIVMATHGRKGLSHLVLGSVAERVVREASCPVLTIRSGGKPR; from the coding sequence GTGCCAGAGTTCGGCAAATTCCGGAAGATTCTGTGCCCCATCGACTTCACGCAACATGCGCTGGGCGCGCTGGCCGTCGCGCGCGACCTCGCGCAGGACAACGGCGCCACGCTGCATCTGCTCCATGTGGCGCGCGTCCCGTCGCGGGATATGGACGTGCCGCTGCCCTTTGGCGCGGACCCCAGATGGGAGCGGGCGGCGCGGCGCAAGCTCGAGCGGATGGCCGCCGAGCGGCTCCAAGGCATGGTCGCCTATCAGATCCACGTGGTGAGCGGCACTCCGGACGTCGACGTGCTGCGGATGGCCAAAGAGCTGGATGCCGACCTGATCGTGATGGCGACGCATGGGCGCAAAGGCCTAAGCCATCTGGTGCTCGGCAGCGTGGCCGAACGCGTCGTGCGCGAGGCATCCTGTCCGGTGCTCACGATTCGCAGCGGCGGCAAGCCGCGGTGA
- a CDS encoding ATP-dependent helicase — MADKVILLRSARAEPDERAFRIKYAELLNPAQLAAVTHRDGPLLVVAGAGSGKTRTLIYRVARLIEGGVPPGAILLLTFTRRAAQEMLRRVEQLVGERSRAVAGGTFHSFANLTLRHYGGALGLRPNFTILDRSDMEDVVNLLRMRMGLGSRERRFPKKGTLVEAISMARNKRRELGDEIEYDFPHLAEHREEILRLAAAYDVYKRERALLDYDDLLYRLAELLQQHEHIRRRLSDTYRYIMIDEYQDTNLIQAELVRLLAATHHNVMAVGDDAQSIYSFRGANFRNIMDFPALFPGARVVKLEQNYRSLQGILDVANEVIARAAEKYTKVLAAERRGDGLRPLLVRAQDEHMQSRFVAQRILELREQGVGLGEIAVLFRSSFHSFDLELELQRRDIPFIKRGGFKFIETAHIKDVLAHLRVLANPSDAVSWLRVLMLVPGIGHRRAERLIDEIVAAPDPGEALKKAAQAVARGAGVRQMRGGAADAAVGAARLAELLAAMRAEPEARPAGQVARTLEYYLPLMRENYPDDYPKRERDLEHFHTITQRYRSLESMLADMALEPPSDSLGDVLAVEPDEGYVTLSTIHSAKGLEWRVVFLIWAADGRFPGPQSVGPEELEEERRLMYVASTRARDELYISYPIYMFDRAMGHTVGRVSRFLEDVPAEVLPTAALQEADEGEPPA, encoded by the coding sequence GTGGCCGACAAGGTTATCCTTTTGCGCAGCGCGCGCGCCGAGCCTGACGAGCGCGCCTTCAGGATCAAGTACGCCGAGCTGCTCAACCCGGCGCAGCTCGCCGCGGTCACCCACCGCGACGGTCCGCTGCTGGTGGTCGCCGGTGCCGGCTCGGGTAAGACGCGCACGCTGATCTACCGCGTCGCGCGGCTTATTGAGGGCGGCGTGCCGCCGGGGGCGATCCTGCTGCTGACGTTTACCCGTCGCGCGGCGCAGGAGATGCTGCGCCGGGTCGAGCAGCTGGTCGGCGAGCGCTCGCGCGCGGTCGCCGGCGGCACCTTCCATTCATTTGCCAACCTCACGCTGCGTCACTACGGCGGCGCGCTCGGGCTGCGCCCCAACTTCACCATCCTCGACCGCTCCGACATGGAGGACGTGGTCAACCTGCTCCGCATGCGGATGGGCCTGGGCTCGCGCGAGCGGCGCTTCCCGAAAAAGGGCACCTTGGTCGAGGCGATCAGCATGGCGCGCAACAAGCGGCGCGAGCTGGGTGACGAGATCGAGTACGACTTTCCCCATCTAGCCGAGCATCGCGAGGAAATCCTGCGCCTGGCCGCCGCCTACGACGTCTACAAGCGCGAGCGCGCCCTGCTCGACTACGACGACCTGCTCTACCGGCTGGCCGAGTTGCTCCAGCAGCACGAGCACATCCGCCGCCGGCTGAGCGACACCTACCGCTACATCATGATCGATGAATACCAGGACACCAACCTGATCCAGGCCGAGCTGGTGCGCCTGCTCGCCGCGACCCATCACAACGTGATGGCGGTGGGCGACGACGCGCAATCGATCTACTCCTTCCGCGGCGCCAACTTCCGCAACATCATGGACTTCCCCGCGCTGTTCCCCGGCGCGCGCGTCGTCAAGCTCGAACAGAACTACCGCTCGCTCCAGGGCATCCTCGACGTCGCCAACGAAGTGATCGCGCGCGCAGCCGAGAAATACACCAAGGTGCTCGCCGCCGAACGCCGCGGCGACGGGCTGCGCCCGCTGCTCGTGCGCGCGCAGGACGAGCACATGCAGTCGCGCTTCGTCGCCCAGCGCATCCTCGAGCTGCGCGAGCAGGGCGTCGGGCTGGGCGAGATTGCGGTGCTCTTCCGCTCCAGCTTCCATTCCTTCGATCTCGAACTCGAGCTCCAGCGCCGCGACATCCCGTTCATCAAGCGCGGCGGCTTCAAGTTCATCGAAACCGCCCACATCAAGGATGTCCTTGCCCATCTGCGTGTCCTCGCCAATCCTTCCGACGCCGTGTCATGGCTGCGCGTGCTGATGCTGGTGCCAGGGATCGGCCATCGCCGCGCCGAGCGGCTGATCGACGAGATCGTCGCCGCGCCTGATCCCGGCGAGGCGCTGAAGAAGGCTGCGCAAGCCGTCGCCCGCGGAGCGGGCGTCCGCCAGATGCGCGGCGGCGCGGCGGACGCCGCGGTCGGCGCGGCGCGACTCGCCGAGCTGCTCGCCGCGATGCGCGCGGAGCCCGAGGCGCGTCCGGCCGGCCAGGTCGCGCGCACGCTGGAGTACTACCTGCCGCTGATGCGCGAGAACTACCCTGACGATTACCCAAAGCGCGAGCGCGACCTCGAGCACTTCCATACCATCACGCAACGCTATCGCAGCCTCGAATCGATGCTCGCCGACATGGCGCTCGAGCCACCGAGCGACTCGCTCGGCGACGTGCTCGCGGTCGAGCCCGACGAGGGCTACGTCACGCTCAGCACGATCCATTCGGCCAAGGGACTGGAGTGGCGGGTGGTGTTTCTGATCTGGGCTGCCGACGGCCGCTTCCCCGGCCCGCAGAGCGTCGGCCCCGAGGAGCTCGAGGAGGAGCGCCGGCTGATGTACGTGGCGAGCACGCGAGCGCGCGACGAACTTTACATCTCGTATCCGATCTATATGTTCGACCGCGCGATGGGGCACACGGTCGGCCGCGTATCGCGCTTTCTGGAAGATGTCCCGGCTGAGGTGCTGCCGACCGCCGCGCTTCAGGAGGCCGACGAAGGCGAACCGCCCGCGTAG
- a CDS encoding universal stress protein: MIKFRRILCPVDFGANSVTALKIAAELARERGAALYVLHVVAIPSGPEVSLDFSKLEGAARTRLERLVREKVGAGANWEAHVRSGAPAFEVLRAAERWGADLIVMATHGRKGLKHLVLGSVAESVVREAPCPVLTIRPGAAPPAPRRAAATRRARSEA; this comes from the coding sequence ATGATTAAATTCCGTAGGATTTTGTGTCCGGTGGATTTTGGCGCGAACTCCGTGACGGCGCTGAAGATCGCCGCCGAGCTCGCCCGCGAACGCGGCGCCGCGCTGTACGTGCTGCACGTCGTTGCGATCCCGTCCGGCCCCGAGGTCTCGCTCGACTTCTCCAAGCTGGAGGGCGCCGCGCGCACCCGACTCGAGCGGCTCGTGCGCGAGAAAGTCGGCGCCGGTGCCAACTGGGAGGCCCACGTGCGCAGCGGCGCGCCCGCGTTTGAGGTCCTGCGCGCGGCCGAGCGCTGGGGCGCCGACCTGATTGTGATGGCAACCCACGGGCGCAAGGGGCTGAAGCATCTGGTGCTTGGCAGCGTGGCAGAGAGCGTGGTCCGCGAGGCGCCCTGCCCAGTGCTCACAATACGCCCGGGCGCGGCGCCGCCCGCGCCGCGGCGCGCTGCGGCGACGCGCAGAGCAAGATCGGAGGCCTGA
- a CDS encoding sterol desaturase family protein codes for MPDEPLIRLGAFIAVLAAIALWEAAAPRRARSYARFRRWPSNLAIVALNTALLRILLPVSAVGLALAGESHGWGLLNNLPISSWARIVGAVVLLDAVIYLQHVMFHAVPALWRVHRMHHADLDFDVTTGARFHPIEIVLSMLIKLGAVAALGTPASGVLVFEVLLNATSMFNHGNVGVPIQVDRYLRWFVVTPDMHRVHHSTMLRETNSNFGFNLPWWDRLLGTYRDQPAGGHLGMTIGIEQFRDARELWLDRMLLQPFRGRAGAYAISTRNAA; via the coding sequence ATGCCTGATGAGCCGCTCATCCGGCTTGGCGCGTTTATAGCCGTTCTCGCCGCGATCGCGTTATGGGAGGCCGCAGCGCCGCGCCGCGCAAGATCGTACGCGAGGTTTCGCCGCTGGCCGAGCAACCTGGCGATCGTGGCGTTGAATACGGCGCTTCTCAGAATTCTCCTCCCGGTCAGCGCGGTGGGCCTGGCGCTGGCCGGCGAAAGCCACGGCTGGGGCCTGCTGAACAATCTGCCCATTTCTTCCTGGGCCAGGATCGTCGGGGCGGTAGTGCTGCTCGATGCGGTCATCTACCTCCAGCATGTGATGTTTCATGCGGTGCCGGCGCTTTGGCGCGTGCATCGGATGCATCATGCGGACCTCGACTTCGACGTGACCACCGGCGCGCGCTTTCATCCGATCGAGATTGTTCTCTCGATGCTGATCAAATTGGGCGCGGTCGCCGCACTGGGGACTCCCGCCTCGGGCGTGCTCGTCTTCGAAGTTCTGCTCAACGCGACGTCGATGTTCAATCACGGGAACGTTGGCGTCCCAATCCAGGTTGATCGTTATCTGCGATGGTTCGTCGTCACGCCCGACATGCACCGCGTTCACCATTCGACCATGCTCAGGGAGACCAACAGCAACTTCGGCTTCAATCTGCCGTGGTGGGATCGATTGCTGGGCACTTATCGCGACCAGCCCGCAGGCGGCCATCTGGGAATGACTATCGGCATCGAGCAGTTCCGCGACGCGCGGGAATTATGGCTCGACCGCATGCTGCTCCAGCCGTTTCGCGGCCGCGCCGGGGCCTACGCGATTAGCACGAGGAACGCGGCATGA
- a CDS encoding class I SAM-dependent methyltransferase, whose translation MSGKHEPDDRCGGHHHGHGRHGARQPEAFDPARAALLDEPERFEYLPPARLIAMLDAPPGGVVVDFGAGTGAYALPLAEQRPDLTVIALDEQPRMLELLRAKPAAGRLRNLKPLHTDAIDTIKGAADRILVVNVLHELSDEATRQMIGLLKPGGAILIADWEASVERPVGPPREHTYTVVEAAKRLERFGLKAERLKPLRYHFVIRARPE comes from the coding sequence ATGAGCGGAAAACACGAACCCGATGACCGCTGCGGCGGCCACCATCACGGCCACGGACGCCACGGCGCCAGGCAGCCCGAGGCATTCGATCCGGCGCGCGCGGCGCTGCTCGACGAGCCCGAGCGCTTCGAGTATTTGCCGCCAGCGCGGCTGATCGCGATGCTCGACGCGCCGCCCGGCGGCGTAGTGGTCGATTTCGGCGCCGGCACCGGCGCCTACGCGCTGCCGCTCGCCGAGCAGCGCCCGGACCTGACCGTAATCGCCCTTGACGAGCAGCCGAGGATGCTTGAACTGCTGCGCGCCAAGCCGGCCGCCGGCCGACTCAGGAATCTAAAGCCGCTGCATACGGATGCAATCGATACGATAAAGGGCGCCGCCGACCGGATCCTGGTCGTCAACGTCCTGCACGAGCTTAGCGACGAGGCGACGCGCCAGATGATAGGCCTGCTCAAGCCGGGCGGCGCGATCTTGATCGCCGATTGGGAGGCCAGCGTCGAGCGCCCGGTCGGCCCGCCGCGCGAGCACACCTACACCGTCGTTGAGGCGGCAAAGCGTCTGGAGCGCTTCGGCCTCAAGGCCGAACGGCTCAAGCCGCTGCGTTACCACTTCGTGATTCGCGCACGCCCGGAGTGA